One window of Sardina pilchardus chromosome 2, fSarPil1.1, whole genome shotgun sequence genomic DNA carries:
- the LOC134072302 gene encoding zinc finger protein 746 isoform X2: MLSKDCNNVNVQSRLSSIMEVLSKSAIAEITKVFDDGFLLLRLEMCRKDAKIEALKRKLIALEDDLQSTRRMTDSAPLPCCEETADGERKHDEGLKECHGETDQDHHMVPVRQQSLTSPPQQLDGTHSLACHGAERGAEFSHTEDDNAKVPHTQDFSAQTRQRVDSDTPDVSDSNSHGAHAHASTSPLTHTHLTDSQDSALAHTQGPVGFGELQLELELKAEQEEEEELDQTLHQGAVQCEYTAGAVEHGDPQSWANNRAESHHMSSETLGGAGAELRTHPQEAEAHLEPFAMDVSGSGQISRMDLRPEEVEQGDLQPWPHRRAELEGQGHPVSHHQQGVASLAHPSSQPWLAASPNSGARAGPRRGGSAAWSKTAVSAHTHTAAFPKPTQEVMSHLGLQPLSASRDKHLQAHKTSVPGQVNINNNNNNNVVMDNHSGRAGAGSGSGGVGGGGGGGGSSGGGGSVMGRSFVHRRAPVREKWFICSFCGKSFDRFSHLQMHQRVHTGERPYSCGVCGRCFTQQSNLRTHQRVHRDRLTHTLPHTHARTYR, translated from the exons ATGCTATCTAAGGACTGCAACAATGTTAATGTTCAGTCCAGGTTGTCTTCGATCATGGAGGTCTTGTCTAAATCAGCTATTGCCGAGATAACTAAGGTGTTTGATGACGGTTTCCTGCTCTTGCGATTGGAAATGTGTCGGAAGGACGCAAAAATCGAGGCTCTAAAGCGAAAATTGATCGCTTTAGAAGATGATTTGCAGTCCACGCGTCGAATGACAGACTCCGCACCTCTGCCCTGCTGCGAAGAAACAGCGGACGGTGAAAGGAAACACGATGAAG GACTTAAGGAATGCCATGGAGAAACCGACCAGGACCATCACATGGTTCCAGTGAGGCAGCAGAGCCTGACCAGTCCGCCGCAACAGCTCGACGGAACGCACTCTCTCGCCTGTCACGGTGCCGAACGTGGCGCAgaattctcacacacagaggacgaCAACGCAaaggtcccacacacacaggatttcaGTGCGCAGACCAGACAGAGGGTGGACTCGGACACTCCAGATGTGTCGGACTCGAACTCGCACGGCGCACACGCTCACGCCTCTACCtctccgctcacacacacgcatctcacAGACTCTCAGGACTCtgcgctcgcacacactcaGGGGCCGGTGGGGTTTGGGGAgctgcagctggagctggagctgaaggctgagcaggaggaggaggaggagctggaccaGACcctccaccagggggcagtaCAGTGTGAGTACACCGCTGGGGCAGTGGAGCACGGCGATCCCCAGTCGTGGGCAAACAACAGGGCCGAATCACACCACATGAGTTCTGAGACGCTGGGAGGGGCTGGGGCAGAGCTTAGGACACACCCACAGGAAGCAGAAGCACACTTGGAGCCCTTTGCGATGGACGTTTCCGGAAGCGGGCAGATCTCCCGGATGGATTTGCGGCCTGAGGAAGTGGAGCAGGGAGACCTGCAGCCGTGGCCGCACCGCAGGGCGGAGCTAGAGGGTCAGGGTCATCCTGTCAGTCACCACCAACAGGGCGTGGCCTCGCTGGCCCACCCCTCCAGTCAGCCGTGGCTGGCCGCGTCCCCGAACAGTGGCGCCAGGGCAGGGCCCAGAAGAGGCGGTTCGGCGGCTTGGAGCAAGACCGCCGTgtccgcacacacgcacacggcggCGTTCCCAAAGCcaacacaggaagtgatgtcacacCTCGGCCTGCagcctctgtctgcctctcgtGATAAACACCTCCAGGCTCACAAGACGTCTGTGCCAGGCCAggtaaacatcaacaacaacaacaacaacaacgttgtcATGGACAACCACAGCGGCAGAGCTGGTGctggcagtggcagtggtggcgtcggcggcggtggtggtggtggtggcagcagcggtggcggcggcagtgTTATGGGTCGGAGCTTTGTCCATCGGAGGGCTCCGGTGCGGGAGAAGTGGTTCATCTGCTCGTTCTGCGGCAAGAGCTTCGACCGCTTCAGCCACCTGCAGATGCACCAGCGCGTGCACACGGGGGAGCGGCCGTACAGCTGCGGCGTGTGTGGACGCTGCTTCACCCAGCAGAGCAACCTGCGCACCCACCAGAGGGTGCACAGAGaccggctcacacacacgctgccacacacacacgcacggacataCCGGTGA
- the LOC134072302 gene encoding zinc finger protein 746 isoform X1: MLSKDCNNVNVQSRLSSIMEVLSKSAIAEITKVFDDGFLLLRLEMCRKDAKIEALKRKLIALEDDLQSTRRMTDSAPLPCCEETADGERKHDEGNSLPAKARLKECHGETDQDHHMVPVRQQSLTSPPQQLDGTHSLACHGAERGAEFSHTEDDNAKVPHTQDFSAQTRQRVDSDTPDVSDSNSHGAHAHASTSPLTHTHLTDSQDSALAHTQGPVGFGELQLELELKAEQEEEEELDQTLHQGAVQCEYTAGAVEHGDPQSWANNRAESHHMSSETLGGAGAELRTHPQEAEAHLEPFAMDVSGSGQISRMDLRPEEVEQGDLQPWPHRRAELEGQGHPVSHHQQGVASLAHPSSQPWLAASPNSGARAGPRRGGSAAWSKTAVSAHTHTAAFPKPTQEVMSHLGLQPLSASRDKHLQAHKTSVPGQVNINNNNNNNVVMDNHSGRAGAGSGSGGVGGGGGGGGSSGGGGSVMGRSFVHRRAPVREKWFICSFCGKSFDRFSHLQMHQRVHTGERPYSCGVCGRCFTQQSNLRTHQRVHRDRLTHTLPHTHARTYR; this comes from the exons ATGCTATCTAAGGACTGCAACAATGTTAATGTTCAGTCCAGGTTGTCTTCGATCATGGAGGTCTTGTCTAAATCAGCTATTGCCGAGATAACTAAGGTGTTTGATGACGGTTTCCTGCTCTTGCGATTGGAAATGTGTCGGAAGGACGCAAAAATCGAGGCTCTAAAGCGAAAATTGATCGCTTTAGAAGATGATTTGCAGTCCACGCGTCGAATGACAGACTCCGCACCTCTGCCCTGCTGCGAAGAAACAGCGGACGGTGAAAGGAAACACGATGAAGGTAACAGCCTACCAGCAAAAGCAC GACTTAAGGAATGCCATGGAGAAACCGACCAGGACCATCACATGGTTCCAGTGAGGCAGCAGAGCCTGACCAGTCCGCCGCAACAGCTCGACGGAACGCACTCTCTCGCCTGTCACGGTGCCGAACGTGGCGCAgaattctcacacacagaggacgaCAACGCAaaggtcccacacacacaggatttcaGTGCGCAGACCAGACAGAGGGTGGACTCGGACACTCCAGATGTGTCGGACTCGAACTCGCACGGCGCACACGCTCACGCCTCTACCtctccgctcacacacacgcatctcacAGACTCTCAGGACTCtgcgctcgcacacactcaGGGGCCGGTGGGGTTTGGGGAgctgcagctggagctggagctgaaggctgagcaggaggaggaggaggagctggaccaGACcctccaccagggggcagtaCAGTGTGAGTACACCGCTGGGGCAGTGGAGCACGGCGATCCCCAGTCGTGGGCAAACAACAGGGCCGAATCACACCACATGAGTTCTGAGACGCTGGGAGGGGCTGGGGCAGAGCTTAGGACACACCCACAGGAAGCAGAAGCACACTTGGAGCCCTTTGCGATGGACGTTTCCGGAAGCGGGCAGATCTCCCGGATGGATTTGCGGCCTGAGGAAGTGGAGCAGGGAGACCTGCAGCCGTGGCCGCACCGCAGGGCGGAGCTAGAGGGTCAGGGTCATCCTGTCAGTCACCACCAACAGGGCGTGGCCTCGCTGGCCCACCCCTCCAGTCAGCCGTGGCTGGCCGCGTCCCCGAACAGTGGCGCCAGGGCAGGGCCCAGAAGAGGCGGTTCGGCGGCTTGGAGCAAGACCGCCGTgtccgcacacacgcacacggcggCGTTCCCAAAGCcaacacaggaagtgatgtcacacCTCGGCCTGCagcctctgtctgcctctcgtGATAAACACCTCCAGGCTCACAAGACGTCTGTGCCAGGCCAggtaaacatcaacaacaacaacaacaacaacgttgtcATGGACAACCACAGCGGCAGAGCTGGTGctggcagtggcagtggtggcgtcggcggcggtggtggtggtggtggcagcagcggtggcggcggcagtgTTATGGGTCGGAGCTTTGTCCATCGGAGGGCTCCGGTGCGGGAGAAGTGGTTCATCTGCTCGTTCTGCGGCAAGAGCTTCGACCGCTTCAGCCACCTGCAGATGCACCAGCGCGTGCACACGGGGGAGCGGCCGTACAGCTGCGGCGTGTGTGGACGCTGCTTCACCCAGCAGAGCAACCTGCGCACCCACCAGAGGGTGCACAGAGaccggctcacacacacgctgccacacacacacgcacggacataCCGGTGA